The Arachis hypogaea cultivar Tifrunner chromosome 16, arahy.Tifrunner.gnm2.J5K5, whole genome shotgun sequence genome contains a region encoding:
- the LOC112754689 gene encoding UBP1-associated protein 2A, translating to MGKKRKVAPKSSQTVEPPPKQHQPEPQQEYEEVEEEVEEEVEEEEEVEEEEEEEEEEEEEQEGGNEQKQQQEDEDDEPIPKLLEPFGKDQILSLLCEAAAKHRDVADRIRRVADEDAVHRKIFVHGLGWDTTAETLISAFRQYGEIEDCKAVTDKISGKSKGYGFILFKTRRGARNALKQPQKKIGNRMTACQLASIGPVQQPAQQPAAAAASSGSAVSEYTQRKIYVSNVGSELDPQKLMAFFSRFGEIEEGPLGLDKVTGKPKGFCLFVYKSVESAKRALEEPHKEFEGHVLHCQKAIDGPKQGRMQLQHNVPRTQFQRNDNAGFGAGVGGGIGNNVQGHLMAPAAAAATPLGVNQAAVPPLNPALGQALTALLTQQGASLGLTNLLGGLGSTAGAVNSGVPAAAAAAHTMQGGYSTQQNISPGVMSAYGSQVGLQAAYPNQQVGQGGSSGRAQPGVGQYGGVAPYMGH from the coding sequence ATGGGCAAGAAGCGGAAGGTTGCACCCAAATCATCTCAAACCGTTGAGCCCCCGCCCAAGCAGCACCAACCTGAACCTCAACAGGAATACGAAGAGGttgaggaagaggtagaagaagaggtcgaagaagaggaggaggtagaggaagaagaggaagaggaggaggaggaagaagaagaacaagaaggagGTAACGAACAAAAGCAACAACAAGAGGACGAAGACGACGAGCCCATACCGAAGCTTCTAGAACCTTTTGGTAAGGACCAGATCTTGAGTCTTCTCTGCGAAGCGGCCGCCAAGCACCGTGACGTGGCCGATCGAATCCGTCGGGTGGCCGACGAGGACGCTGTCCACCGGAAGATCTTCGTCCACGGCCTTGGTTGGGACACCACCGCCGAGACCCTCATCAGTGCGTTCCGCCAGTACGGCGAGATCGAGGACTGCAAGGCCGTCACCGATAAGATCTCCGGCAAGTCCAAGGGCTACGGATTTATCCTCTTCAAGACCCGCCGCGGCGCCCGCAATGCCCTCAAGCAGCCGCAGAAGAAGATCGGTAACCGCATGACAGCGTGCCAGCTGGCATCCATAGGCCCCGTCCAGCAGCCGGCACAGCAGCCTGCTGCCGCGGCCGCCTCGTCAGGGTCGGCAGTCTCCGAATACACGCAGAGAAAGATCTATGTGAGCAACGTTGGGTCCGAATTGGACCCGCAGAAGCTGATGGCGTTCTTCTCGAGGTTCGGTGAGATCGAGGAAGGGCCATTGGGGCTCGACAAGGTCACTGGGAAGCCAAAGGGGTTCTGTTTGTTCGTTTACAAGAGCGTTGAGAGTGCGAAGAGGGCGTTGGAGGAGCCTCACAAGGAATTTGAGGGACACGTGTTGCATTGCCAGAAGGCCATTGATGGACCCAAGCAAGGGAGGATGCAGCTGCAGCACAACGTTCCAAGGACGCAGTTTCAGAGAAACGACAACGCAGGGTTTGGTGCTGGTGTTGGTGGTGGCATTGGTAACAATGTGCAGGGGCATTTGATGGCGCCCGCGGCTGCCGCAGCCACCCCTTTAGGGGTGAACCAAGCAGCTGTGCCGCCGCTGAATCCGGCACTTGGGCAGGCATTGACGGCCCTGCTTACTCAGCAGGGTGCTTCGTTGGGGCTCACCAATTTGTTGGGAGGTTTGGGATCAACTGCAGGGGCTGTTAATTCAGGCGTTCCAGCGGCAGCAGCAGCAGCACACACGATGCAGGGTGGTTACAGTACTCAGCAGAATATAAGCCCTGGTGTTATGAGCGCGTACGGGAGTCAGGTAGGGCTGCAGGCGGCTTATCCGAACCAGCAGGTCGGGCAGGGTGGCAGCTCTGGAAGAGCGCAACCTGGCGTTGGGCAGTATGGTGGTGTTGCTCCTTACATGGGGCACTAG